The following are from one region of the Carcharodon carcharias isolate sCarCar2 chromosome 27, sCarCar2.pri, whole genome shotgun sequence genome:
- the LOC121270401 gene encoding zinc finger protein 229-like, with amino-acid sequence MEGKNTIQSGEKPWKCGDCEEGFRSPSELEAHRRSHTGERPFTCPECGKRFSRSSNLLQHQRAHTGERPFTCTQCGKGFTQSSHLVRHQRVHSGERLFTCTECGKGFTRSSGLLTHQRVHTGERPFTCSQCGKGFAQSSNLLKHQRAHTDERPFKCPDCGKCYKSSLDLMRHQLVHTDERPFRCSHCGTGFRRSEELTVHQRVHTGERPFTCSECGKGFTQSSALLTHQRVHTGERPFTCCKCGKGFTDPSTLLKHQSVHTDERPFKCPECGKCYKSSRELMSHQRVHTDEKPFKCPDCGKCYRSSGDLMRHQRVHTDERPFRCSHCGTGFRGLEQLTAHQRIHTGERPFTCIICGKGFAQSSTLRTHQRVHTGERPFTCPDCGKGFTTSSTLLKHQRVHR; translated from the coding sequence atggaaggaaaaaacaCCATTCAGAGtggggagaaaccatggaaatgtggagactgtgaggagggattcagatcACCATCTGAACTGGAAGCTCATcggcgcagtcacactggggagaggccattcacctgccctgagtgtgggaagagattcagtcggtcatccaacctgctgcaACACCAGAGagctcacactggggaaaggccattcacctgcacccagtgtgggaagggattcactcagtcatcccacttagtgagacaccagcgagttcatagtggggagaggctgtttacctgcaccgagtgtgggaagggattcactcgatcATCAGGGCTGCTgacgcaccagcgagttcacactggggagaggccgttcacctgctcccagtgtggaaagggatttgcTCAGTCATCCAACttgctgaaacaccagcgagctcacactgatgagagaccttttaaatgcccagactgtgggaaATGCTATAAAAGTTCCCTGGATCTGATGCGCCATCAActtgttcacactgacgagagaccattcaggtgctctcactgcgggactgggttcaggcgatCAGAAGAACTCACTgtacatcagcgagttcacactggggagaggccattcacctgctccgagtgtggaaagggattcactcagtcgtcTGCATtgttgacacaccagcgagttcacacaggagagagaccgttcacctgctgcaagtgtgggaagggattcacagatccatccaccctgctgaagcaccagagtgttcacactgatgagagaccttttaaatgcccagagtgtgggaagtgctataaaagttcccgggaactgatgtcccatcaacgtgttcacactgatgagaaaccttttaaatgcccagactgcgGGAAGTGCTATAGAAGTTCCGGGGACCTGATgcgccatcaacgtgttcacactgatgagagaccattcaggtgctctcactgcgggactgggTTCAGGGGATTAGAACAACTCACtgcacaccagcgaattcacactggggagagaccattcacctgcatcatttgtgggaagggattcgctcaGTCATCCACCCTGCGGACACACCAGcgcgttcacactggggagagaccgttcacctgccctgactgtgggaagggattcaccacctcatccaccctgctgaaacaccagcgagttcacaggtAA